The following proteins are co-located in the Maridesulfovibrio sp. genome:
- a CDS encoding 2-isopropylmalate synthase, which produces MSDKVYIFDTTLRDGEQSPGATMNMGEKITMARQLEKLGVDIIEAGFPAASQGDFEAVTAIAKSVGDIQVAGLCRALKADIDRAFEAVKHAKNPRIHTFVATSDIHMKHKFNKEPDEILEMARKAVRHAVSLTPNVEFSAEDASRSRWDFLAQVVEVAIAEGATTINIPDTVGYAQPDEFGKLIEYLIKEVPNSDKAIFSVHCHNDLGLACANTLAAIKAGARQAEVTLSGIGERAGNAALEEVIMALHTRKDYYDVETSIITEQLFPSCRRLATTIGQPISPYKAIVGANAFAHESGIHQDGMLKNRQTYEIMTPESIGKKGTSIVIGKHSGRNALGTKLNEMGYQLDDEQIGRVFAAVKALADKKEEIFDEDVEALVLEEAYRIHDLYRVKELSVFSGTAGVSPHAAIVLEDFSKDKENPVVIQEVGFGDGPINAVFSTINKMVNRSPKLELYSVNAVTGGTDAQGAVTVHITDNGFKSIGRGSDEDIIVASAKAYVNAINRAERMKQEKNNA; this is translated from the coding sequence ATGTCTGATAAAGTATACATTTTCGATACTACATTGCGTGATGGCGAGCAGTCCCCCGGTGCAACCATGAACATGGGCGAGAAAATCACCATGGCCCGGCAACTGGAAAAACTCGGTGTAGACATCATTGAAGCCGGTTTTCCTGCAGCAAGTCAGGGGGACTTTGAAGCCGTTACCGCGATCGCCAAATCCGTAGGTGATATTCAGGTTGCAGGTCTCTGCCGAGCACTGAAAGCCGACATTGACCGTGCTTTTGAAGCAGTCAAACATGCTAAGAACCCCAGAATTCATACCTTTGTTGCTACTTCCGACATCCACATGAAACACAAGTTCAACAAGGAGCCGGATGAGATTCTGGAAATGGCCCGCAAGGCTGTGCGTCACGCTGTATCCCTGACTCCCAATGTTGAATTTTCCGCAGAAGATGCATCCAGATCCCGTTGGGATTTTCTCGCACAGGTCGTTGAGGTCGCTATTGCAGAGGGTGCAACCACCATCAACATTCCCGATACAGTAGGTTATGCCCAGCCGGATGAATTCGGTAAATTGATCGAGTACCTGATCAAAGAAGTGCCGAATAGCGACAAGGCTATCTTTAGTGTTCATTGTCACAACGATCTCGGTCTGGCCTGCGCTAACACCTTGGCTGCCATCAAAGCCGGTGCCCGTCAGGCAGAGGTGACTCTCTCCGGTATCGGTGAGCGTGCCGGTAATGCTGCCTTGGAAGAAGTGATCATGGCCCTGCACACCCGCAAGGACTACTATGATGTAGAAACTTCTATCATCACCGAGCAGTTGTTCCCTTCCTGCCGCAGGCTGGCAACCACCATTGGTCAGCCCATCTCTCCGTATAAGGCTATTGTGGGTGCCAACGCATTCGCTCACGAGTCCGGAATTCATCAGGACGGCATGCTCAAAAACCGTCAGACCTACGAAATCATGACTCCTGAATCCATCGGTAAAAAGGGCACTTCCATTGTTATCGGCAAACATTCAGGCCGTAACGCTTTGGGTACTAAGCTCAACGAAATGGGTTACCAGCTGGATGATGAGCAGATTGGCCGCGTATTTGCTGCTGTTAAGGCTCTGGCTGATAAGAAAGAAGAAATTTTTGATGAGGACGTTGAAGCTCTCGTTCTTGAAGAGGCCTATCGTATTCATGACTTGTACCGGGTAAAGGAACTCTCTGTCTTCTCAGGTACTGCAGGAGTTTCCCCGCACGCTGCAATCGTGCTGGAAGATTTCAGTAAGGATAAGGAAAATCCTGTGGTCATTCAGGAAGTCGGCTTCGGTGACGGTCCTATCAACGCGGTGTTCTCAACCATTAACAAGATGGTGAACAGGTCACCTAAACTGGAACTTTATTCCGTAAACGCTGTTACCGGCGGTACTGATGCGCAGGGTGCGGTTACGGTCCATATTACTGACAACGGTTTTAAATCAATTGGGCGCGGTTCTGATGAAGATATCATCGTCGCCAGTGCCAAGGCTTACGTCAACGCAATTAACAGGGCTGAACGCATGAAACAGGAGAAAAATAATGCCTAA
- the pssA gene encoding CDP-diacylglycerol--serine O-phosphatidyltransferase: MAKEKRIPKHKGVYILPNLLTVASLFCGFLAMNWVVEGAYEMSAVAILVSCLFDGLDGKVARLTGTSSEFGVQLDSLADAVAFGVTPAFMVYHWQLYQFGRLGMLAAFLLMACGVLRLARFNVQAATTSKAHFIGLPIPAAGCTLSTLILFTPYIPESLAQSVLPMFTLVLVYCLAFLMVSTVRYNSFKEFGVFKAHPFSSMVTVIALFTMVASQPKFLGFVIFAGYIISGPIYTIFILSRRSNKLLGKSSKELS; the protein is encoded by the coding sequence ATGGCAAAGGAAAAAAGAATACCGAAGCACAAGGGCGTATACATTCTGCCCAACCTCCTCACCGTGGCGAGCCTGTTTTGCGGGTTCCTCGCGATGAACTGGGTTGTGGAAGGTGCATACGAGATGAGTGCTGTAGCCATTCTGGTGAGTTGTCTCTTTGACGGTCTCGACGGAAAAGTTGCTCGGTTGACCGGAACCAGCAGTGAGTTCGGCGTACAGCTCGATTCTCTCGCTGATGCGGTCGCTTTCGGTGTTACTCCTGCGTTCATGGTCTATCACTGGCAACTTTACCAGTTCGGAAGACTGGGTATGCTGGCAGCCTTTTTGTTGATGGCTTGCGGTGTGCTCAGGCTCGCCCGTTTCAATGTTCAGGCAGCGACAACTTCCAAGGCTCACTTCATCGGTCTGCCCATCCCTGCGGCAGGTTGTACCTTGTCGACTCTGATCCTGTTCACCCCTTATATCCCTGAAAGTCTCGCACAGAGTGTACTGCCTATGTTCACTCTGGTGCTTGTATATTGCCTCGCATTTCTGATGGTGAGTACCGTGCGCTATAATTCTTTTAAAGAATTTGGTGTATTCAAAGCTCATCCCTTCAGCTCCATGGTTACCGTTATTGCGCTCTTTACCATGGTCGCATCTCAGCCCAAATTTTTGGGTTTCGTGATCTTTGCCGGATACATTATTTCCGGTCCGATCTACACTATTTTTATTCTATCCCGCAGAAGCAATAAGCTACTAGGAAAGTCCTCCAAAGAATTGTCATAA
- a CDS encoding GNAT family N-acetyltransferase, which produces MFIETQRLILRPLKQNDVGFLSGMMKNPDVYRYILKQEPWSDGKINSLLQKQEELFARQGYCLFGVEMKGGGALAGYCGVQPLEDFTESLIGQVGISWVFQKDYWGAGFATESASAFLDYAYLKTELQGIKALIHPANRGSMRVASKLGFEFDDLVFRNGRLRIMYSLLKEKYSNESFVLRGNCVGCLQPGLV; this is translated from the coding sequence GTGTTTATCGAGACGCAAAGACTTATCTTAAGGCCCCTTAAGCAGAATGATGTCGGTTTTCTTTCCGGCATGATGAAAAATCCTGATGTCTACCGCTACATTCTTAAACAGGAACCGTGGTCTGACGGCAAGATAAACTCTCTGTTGCAGAAACAGGAAGAGTTGTTTGCCCGGCAGGGTTATTGCTTATTTGGAGTGGAAATGAAGGGCGGTGGAGCATTAGCAGGTTATTGCGGGGTGCAGCCGCTGGAAGATTTCACCGAATCCCTGATCGGACAGGTCGGCATCAGCTGGGTATTTCAAAAGGATTACTGGGGAGCTGGATTTGCTACGGAATCTGCTTCCGCCTTTTTGGATTATGCATACCTCAAAACAGAGCTTCAGGGAATAAAGGCCCTCATTCATCCGGCTAATCGCGGTTCCATGCGTGTTGCTTCCAAGTTGGGATTTGAGTTTGATGACCTAGTCTTTCGTAACGGCAGGTTGCGGATAATGTATTCACTTTTGAAAGAAAAGTACTCTAACGAATCCTTCGTTCTTCGTGGAAACTGCGTGGGTTGCCTGCAGCCCGGACTGGTCTAA
- the mnmA gene encoding tRNA 2-thiouridine(34) synthase MnmA has product MDTGFKYPELKDLAAGRKVAMAVSGGADSLLSMVLLKESGADVVAVHGCFLGKEKAEVAVAGLEKRCAELDVPLHVFDLTAEFDRLVVEPFVQEYLRGNTPNPCALCNPEIKFGVLYKAAQELGCDMLGTGHYVRIAEDACYGRVLARGADVGKDQSYFLSLVPRDSVLNAVFPLGGHSKDQTYAELDKRGVEIPLPSESQEICFVPDDDYRQFLIDRKVKLSGPGIAVLSDGTKVGKHKGLWRYTQGQRRGLGISWKAPLYVLDKDMERNLLIVGTCDELEAEGCVADGFNFLIDFERWSETVYIQTRYRQRSKPARAMQVGSSIKFDFIEPHSRPTPGQIVAVYTEDGAVLGGGIIRE; this is encoded by the coding sequence ATGGATACAGGGTTTAAATATCCTGAACTGAAAGATCTGGCAGCCGGACGGAAGGTCGCCATGGCGGTCAGCGGCGGTGCGGACAGTCTACTATCTATGGTTCTGCTCAAGGAGAGCGGGGCGGATGTTGTGGCGGTCCACGGTTGTTTTCTGGGCAAGGAAAAAGCTGAAGTAGCCGTTGCCGGATTGGAGAAGAGATGTGCAGAGCTGGATGTGCCGCTGCATGTCTTTGATCTAACTGCTGAGTTTGACCGTTTGGTTGTCGAGCCGTTTGTTCAGGAATACCTGCGGGGAAATACTCCCAATCCATGCGCTCTCTGTAACCCTGAGATCAAGTTCGGCGTACTTTATAAGGCTGCGCAGGAACTTGGTTGCGATATGCTCGGAACAGGACATTACGTGCGTATTGCCGAAGACGCCTGTTATGGCCGTGTTCTGGCTCGTGGTGCTGATGTGGGCAAAGATCAGAGCTACTTTCTTTCCCTTGTACCGCGTGATTCAGTTTTGAATGCTGTTTTCCCCCTCGGAGGGCACAGCAAGGATCAAACTTATGCCGAACTGGATAAGCGCGGCGTGGAAATTCCTCTGCCTTCGGAAAGTCAGGAGATTTGTTTTGTTCCTGATGATGATTACCGCCAGTTTTTGATTGATCGTAAGGTAAAGCTTTCCGGGCCGGGAATAGCGGTCCTTTCCGACGGAACTAAAGTAGGTAAGCACAAAGGACTCTGGCGCTATACCCAAGGGCAGCGACGAGGGTTAGGTATTTCATGGAAGGCTCCGCTTTATGTCCTCGATAAGGATATGGAGCGTAATCTGCTTATCGTTGGAACTTGTGATGAGCTTGAAGCTGAGGGCTGCGTTGCCGATGGTTTTAATTTTCTGATCGATTTTGAGCGCTGGTCGGAAACTGTCTACATCCAGACCCGCTACCGCCAGCGATCCAAGCCCGCAAGGGCCATGCAAGTTGGCAGCAGTATAAAATTTGATTTCATTGAGCCGCATTCCCGGCCAACGCCGGGACAGATTGTGGCAGTATATACAGAAGATGGCGCTGTGCTCGGAGGTGGTATAATCCGGGAATAG
- a CDS encoding uracil-xanthine permease family protein: MSTSSTEYNFRAKDFVLGAQMLFVAFGALVLVPLLTGLDPNVALFTAGAGTLVFQVITKGKIPVFLASSFAFIAPIIYGVQTWGIPSTLCGLAAAGLFYVVLSFLIRWRGTDILKRVLPPVVTGPVIMVIGLILAPVAVFMAVGKTGDGSVVLVPEKTALIVSMVSLAVTVAVSLLGKGWLKLIPILCGIAAGYAVSLFLGLVNFEAVAAAPWFAMPNFTFPEWNLEAVLFIVPVAIAPAIEHFGDVLAISSVANKDYVKDPGIQNTMLGDGLATSLAAFLGGPPNTTYSEVTGAVALIKVFNPAIMTWASIVAIALAFCGKVGAFLATIPVPVMGGIMVLLFGAIMVVGMNTLVRAGEDLMEARNLAIVALIVIFGVGGMSLPTPFSDEFRLGGIGLAGILGVFLNLVLPQPKKEA; this comes from the coding sequence ATGAGCACATCCAGTACTGAATATAATTTCAGGGCAAAAGACTTTGTCCTTGGCGCACAGATGCTTTTCGTCGCATTCGGTGCACTCGTTCTTGTTCCCCTGCTGACCGGTCTTGATCCCAACGTGGCTCTTTTTACTGCCGGCGCAGGTACTCTGGTATTTCAGGTTATTACGAAGGGTAAGATTCCTGTATTTCTGGCATCCTCATTTGCCTTCATCGCGCCTATCATCTACGGCGTACAGACTTGGGGTATACCTTCCACTCTCTGTGGCCTTGCCGCCGCTGGACTTTTCTATGTGGTACTTAGTTTTCTCATCCGCTGGCGCGGTACAGATATCCTGAAACGTGTTCTGCCTCCGGTTGTAACCGGTCCGGTAATTATGGTTATCGGCCTGATTCTCGCTCCGGTAGCTGTTTTCATGGCAGTTGGTAAAACCGGTGACGGTTCTGTCGTGCTGGTTCCCGAAAAGACCGCACTGATCGTATCCATGGTTTCGCTTGCTGTTACCGTTGCTGTTTCCCTGCTCGGCAAAGGCTGGCTCAAGCTGATCCCCATCCTTTGCGGTATCGCAGCAGGGTACGCAGTTTCCCTTTTTCTCGGGCTGGTTAATTTTGAAGCTGTTGCAGCTGCTCCCTGGTTTGCAATGCCTAATTTTACCTTCCCTGAATGGAACCTTGAAGCCGTACTCTTCATCGTTCCGGTTGCAATTGCTCCGGCCATTGAGCACTTCGGTGATGTTCTCGCCATCAGTTCCGTAGCTAACAAGGATTACGTTAAAGATCCCGGTATCCAGAACACCATGCTCGGTGACGGTCTGGCTACATCCCTTGCAGCTTTTCTCGGCGGACCTCCGAACACCACTTACTCTGAGGTTACCGGCGCAGTTGCCCTGATCAAGGTTTTCAACCCAGCAATCATGACTTGGGCTTCAATTGTAGCCATTGCACTTGCTTTCTGCGGCAAGGTCGGTGCTTTCCTGGCAACTATTCCTGTTCCGGTAATGGGCGGTATCATGGTCCTGCTCTTCGGTGCGATTATGGTTGTAGGTATGAACACTCTCGTTCGTGCCGGTGAAGATCTCATGGAAGCACGCAACCTCGCCATTGTGGCCCTGATTGTAATCTTCGGTGTGGGCGGCATGTCTCTGCCGACTCCTTTCAGCGATGAGTTCAGACTCGGTGGAATCGGTCTTGCCGGTATCCTCGGTGTCTTTTTGAATCTTGTCCTTCCGCAGCCGAAGAAAGAAGCATAG
- the upp gene encoding uracil phosphoribosyltransferase yields the protein MAVHVVDHPLVRHKLGILREDGISTSRFRALAQEISRLLTYEATKDLATEAKTIKGWAGDVEVEEIKGKKITVVPILRAGLGMMDGVLDMVPGARVSVVGFYRDEETLQPVEYYVKLASNIDERIALILDPMLATGGTLMATIDLLKKSGCTSIKGLFLVAAPEGIEKIVKAHPDVDIYTASIDEKLNDAGYILPGLGDAGDKIFGTK from the coding sequence GTGGCGGTACATGTGGTAGACCATCCTTTGGTAAGACACAAGCTCGGCATTCTCCGTGAAGACGGCATCAGCACCAGCCGTTTTCGCGCACTGGCTCAGGAAATTTCAAGATTGCTTACTTATGAAGCAACCAAAGACCTCGCAACCGAAGCTAAAACCATTAAAGGTTGGGCCGGAGATGTTGAGGTTGAGGAAATCAAAGGTAAAAAAATCACCGTAGTTCCTATTCTCAGGGCCGGCCTCGGTATGATGGACGGCGTTCTGGATATGGTTCCCGGAGCCCGTGTAAGTGTTGTCGGCTTTTACCGTGACGAAGAGACTTTGCAGCCTGTCGAATATTACGTCAAGCTTGCAAGTAACATTGATGAGCGTATTGCTCTTATTCTTGACCCCATGCTCGCTACCGGCGGAACCCTGATGGCAACAATCGATCTTCTCAAGAAGTCCGGTTGTACCAGTATTAAAGGTCTGTTCCTTGTAGCTGCTCCTGAAGGGATTGAGAAGATTGTTAAAGCTCATCCGGACGTGGATATTTACACGGCGTCCATCGATGAAAAACTCAACGATGCAGGATACATTCTTCCCGGTCTCGGAGACGCGGGCGATAAGATATTCGGCACTAAGTAA
- the coaE gene encoding dephospho-CoA kinase (Dephospho-CoA kinase (CoaE) performs the final step in coenzyme A biosynthesis.): MCNNEDFQENETELLWTKTAEFSDRNTRLDKFWGTALEEEGISRGKVKDWIKAGFAEINGKVCTKPNQKLMGNEELTMKGEADLTSLVPEDLPLEIIYNDGRIAVINKPAGLTTHPAPSCPTGTLVHRMIHHFPEIREMDEWRPGIVHRLDKFTSGLITVALNEHDRLAMSAAFADREVNKAYLAIVHGVPERGFGEIDAPMGRHPVHKTKMAVILKGGRDARSEYEVLWSDPAGRASLVKVKIYTGRTHQIRVHMAHIGHPLVGDQVYGSMPHALWEQDLPQLAKLARRQMLHAYSISFTHPESGEELSLTQAPPEDFITMLKALDKSVQRVGLIGMPCGGKSAVLKILADRNIPTFSADNSVARTYEKDGAGWELLRQRFGNRFIDNETGDIDKASLFTAMCENEDLRREVMNIIHPIVQHDVSEFFKANTNEPLAVAEVPLLLESGWHTKKLVDAVIGVRTPEAKRTGELREKRGIDPEMLAVFDSWQWDEKSKMDCCTAIIENEAGLTELDSETDRVLEVLSGLRKNKETSFENNLKKLFTPDES, encoded by the coding sequence ATGTGCAATAACGAAGATTTTCAAGAAAATGAGACCGAGCTCCTCTGGACAAAAACTGCAGAATTTTCTGACCGAAATACCCGTCTGGATAAATTCTGGGGGACCGCTCTGGAAGAAGAAGGAATTTCGCGCGGCAAGGTAAAAGACTGGATCAAGGCCGGATTTGCTGAAATCAACGGCAAAGTCTGCACGAAGCCGAACCAGAAATTAATGGGAAATGAAGAGCTTACCATGAAAGGTGAAGCCGATCTGACCTCGCTGGTCCCTGAAGACCTGCCGCTGGAGATCATCTATAATGATGGAAGGATTGCGGTCATCAACAAACCCGCAGGACTGACCACCCACCCAGCACCCAGCTGCCCCACCGGAACACTTGTTCACCGCATGATCCACCACTTCCCGGAAATCCGCGAAATGGACGAATGGCGGCCCGGAATTGTGCACCGTCTGGATAAATTCACATCCGGTTTAATTACCGTAGCCTTGAACGAACATGACCGTCTTGCCATGTCCGCCGCCTTTGCTGATCGTGAGGTCAACAAGGCTTACCTTGCAATCGTGCATGGCGTACCTGAACGAGGGTTCGGTGAAATTGACGCCCCCATGGGCAGGCATCCGGTACATAAAACCAAGATGGCGGTTATACTCAAAGGCGGCCGCGATGCCCGTTCCGAATATGAAGTGCTATGGTCCGATCCTGCCGGACGAGCCAGCCTTGTTAAAGTGAAAATTTATACCGGGCGCACCCACCAAATCAGGGTCCATATGGCCCATATCGGACATCCGCTGGTTGGAGATCAGGTGTACGGTTCCATGCCGCACGCCCTTTGGGAGCAGGATCTTCCACAGCTAGCAAAGCTTGCCCGACGTCAGATGCTGCATGCCTACTCCATATCATTTACGCACCCTGAATCAGGTGAAGAGCTAAGCTTAACCCAAGCTCCGCCCGAAGATTTCATCACCATGCTCAAGGCACTTGATAAATCCGTACAGAGAGTCGGATTGATCGGCATGCCCTGCGGCGGGAAATCCGCAGTTCTCAAAATCCTTGCGGACAGAAACATCCCCACCTTCAGCGCGGATAATTCCGTCGCACGCACCTATGAAAAAGACGGAGCCGGATGGGAATTGTTGCGCCAGAGGTTCGGTAATCGTTTCATCGACAACGAAACAGGCGACATCGATAAAGCCTCCCTATTCACCGCCATGTGCGAAAACGAAGATCTGCGCCGGGAAGTCATGAATATCATTCACCCCATTGTGCAGCACGATGTCAGTGAATTTTTCAAAGCCAATACCAACGAACCGCTGGCTGTAGCTGAGGTTCCCCTGCTGCTGGAAAGCGGCTGGCATACCAAGAAATTGGTTGATGCTGTAATCGGAGTACGCACTCCTGAAGCAAAACGGACCGGTGAACTGCGAGAGAAACGCGGAATTGATCCTGAAATGCTTGCGGTTTTCGATTCATGGCAATGGGATGAAAAATCCAAAATGGATTGTTGCACCGCCATTATTGAAAATGAAGCGGGACTGACTGAACTTGATTCGGAAACAGACCGGGTTCTCGAAGTTCTGTCAGGCCTGCGCAAGAACAAGGAAACATCATTCGAGAATAACCTGAAAAAGCTGTTCACCCCCGATGAAAGCTAG
- a CDS encoding nucleotidyltransferase domain-containing protein — translation MSKQEVINTIRQILKQHPYVLRAELFGSLARGDDRPGSDVDLLVVYDDATRPKGFRAYTIYGELEEALGRNVDIVQDKLLHGFVRENIKDDRELIYERH, via the coding sequence ATGAGTAAGCAGGAAGTAATAAATACTATTCGTCAAATTCTGAAACAGCACCCTTATGTGCTGCGCGCAGAGCTTTTCGGTTCACTAGCCAGAGGAGACGACCGTCCCGGCAGTGACGTCGATCTGCTCGTTGTTTATGACGACGCCACCCGCCCCAAAGGTTTCCGGGCCTATACAATTTACGGTGAACTGGAAGAAGCATTGGGACGCAATGTTGATATCGTGCAGGATAAGTTGCTGCATGGATTTGTGCGTGAGAATATTAAGGATGATCGGGAGTTGATATATGAGCGGCACTAA
- a CDS encoding rhomboid family intramembrane serine protease gives MIPIRDNVPCLITPYVLRGIMIVNIAVFAFEQMLTPQGRLALFHLMGVVPARFFDPEWAIAAGYPDSGILPLFTYMFLHSGWLHIILNLWMLWIFADNIEDAMGHGRFVVFYLACGIIAIAVQMIINPSASAPVIGASGAVAGIMGAYMMLYPHGQVLTLFPVIIIPFFFKIPASLFLGLWFLIQVFSGVSEHFAEGAQKVAWAAHIGGFIAGMILIRFFVKKDRCVYCYVPEKKDYELPDDF, from the coding sequence ATGATCCCAATCCGCGACAACGTCCCCTGCCTGATCACACCTTACGTGCTGCGCGGAATCATGATCGTCAACATCGCGGTATTTGCCTTTGAACAAATGCTGACACCGCAGGGACGTTTGGCACTGTTTCACCTTATGGGCGTGGTCCCGGCAAGATTTTTCGATCCTGAATGGGCAATAGCCGCCGGATATCCCGATTCCGGAATACTGCCGCTCTTCACCTACATGTTCCTGCACAGCGGCTGGCTGCATATCATTTTAAATTTATGGATGCTCTGGATATTCGCCGACAACATCGAAGATGCCATGGGGCACGGACGGTTTGTCGTCTTCTATCTGGCCTGCGGAATCATTGCCATCGCAGTACAGATGATCATCAACCCGTCAGCCAGTGCGCCTGTAATCGGTGCATCCGGCGCAGTCGCCGGAATCATGGGGGCATACATGATGCTCTACCCGCACGGGCAGGTTCTGACCCTATTCCCTGTAATCATCATCCCGTTTTTCTTTAAAATTCCTGCGTCCCTATTCTTAGGTCTCTGGTTCCTGATTCAGGTATTTTCCGGTGTATCCGAGCATTTTGCCGAAGGAGCACAAAAGGTCGCATGGGCCGCCCATATCGGCGGGTTTATCGCCGGAATGATATTGATACGATTTTTCGTGAAGAAGGATCGTTGTGTTTATTGTTATGTACCGGAGAAGAAGGATTATGAGTTGCCGGATGATTTTTAA
- a CDS encoding DnaJ C-terminal domain-containing protein, giving the protein MSVKYKDYYKLLGVSRSASKDEIAKAFKKLARQYHPDLNPDNVEAETKFKEINEAYEVLKDPEKRKMYDQFGADWEHGQNFRPPPGYENMNFGGGGFGGFGGAGGGDFSDFFETIFGGGGGGGFGGANFGGGGFGGQGFQQRPRKGENSETTLLLTLEEAYKGGPKSVTVQERATGPGGHPMVQSKTLDVKIPAGIKEGQKIRLSGQGSPGPNDGPRGDLYLKIKLAAHKDFKVEESNVILDLNLAPWEAALGGKFKLPTLDGMVEMNIPAGLGSGKKLRIKGRGLGTGANKGDQFVRIMIQVPKAETDEMKKLWEELAAKSNFSPRSF; this is encoded by the coding sequence ATGAGCGTGAAATATAAGGACTACTACAAACTTCTGGGAGTTTCCCGGTCCGCAAGCAAGGATGAGATTGCCAAGGCTTTCAAAAAGCTGGCACGGCAATACCACCCGGACTTGAACCCGGACAATGTGGAAGCTGAAACGAAGTTTAAGGAAATCAACGAAGCTTACGAAGTTCTTAAGGACCCCGAAAAGCGGAAAATGTACGACCAGTTCGGCGCGGACTGGGAGCACGGGCAGAATTTCCGTCCGCCTCCGGGCTACGAGAACATGAACTTCGGCGGTGGCGGATTCGGAGGATTCGGCGGCGCTGGCGGTGGTGATTTCAGTGACTTTTTTGAAACCATTTTCGGCGGCGGCGGTGGCGGCGGATTCGGCGGTGCCAATTTTGGTGGTGGCGGATTCGGCGGTCAGGGATTCCAACAACGCCCTCGCAAGGGCGAGAATTCCGAAACCACCCTGCTGCTGACCCTTGAGGAAGCGTACAAAGGCGGACCTAAATCCGTGACAGTACAGGAAAGGGCAACAGGTCCGGGCGGACACCCTATGGTGCAGTCCAAGACTCTGGATGTTAAAATTCCCGCAGGAATCAAGGAAGGTCAGAAAATCCGCCTTTCCGGTCAGGGATCACCTGGCCCGAATGACGGTCCGCGCGGAGACCTGTACCTGAAGATCAAGCTTGCTGCGCACAAAGATTTCAAGGTTGAAGAAAGCAACGTCATCCTCGACCTGAACCTTGCCCCTTGGGAAGCTGCTCTTGGCGGAAAATTCAAGCTGCCGACCCTTGACGGTATGGTTGAAATGAACATTCCCGCAGGGCTTGGAAGCGGTAAAAAGCTCCGCATTAAAGGACGCGGCCTCGGAACTGGAGCCAATAAAGGCGACCAGTTTGTGCGCATCATGATTCAGGTACCCAAAGCTGAAACTGATGAAATGAAAAAACTATGGGAAGAACTGGCTGCAAAGTCCAACTTCTCACCCCGCTCATTCTAA
- a CDS encoding chaperone modulator CbpM, protein MNIKARTEAQPPSSSKRLVITQVMEMTGLKEAVVLELISMEWVRPGTTGDGHYLFETRDLYRMTKLSRLCKDLDVTPTGGSIIVDLLERVEKLESQIEEMKKLI, encoded by the coding sequence ATGAACATTAAAGCAAGGACCGAAGCGCAGCCTCCCTCCAGCTCCAAACGGCTGGTCATCACTCAGGTCATGGAAATGACCGGACTGAAAGAAGCAGTTGTACTGGAACTGATCAGTATGGAATGGGTGCGGCCCGGAACTACCGGGGACGGACATTATCTCTTTGAAACACGAGATCTCTATCGCATGACCAAGCTTTCAAGGCTCTGCAAGGACCTTGATGTAACACCTACTGGCGGATCAATTATCGTTGATCTGCTTGAACGGGTCGAAAAACTTGAGTCGCAAATCGAAGAAATGAAAAAATTAATTTAA